In Trifolium pratense cultivar HEN17-A07 linkage group LG7, ARS_RC_1.1, whole genome shotgun sequence, a genomic segment contains:
- the LOC123895067 gene encoding AAA-ATPase At3g50940-like has product MFDTKPIVSAMASIVLMRTITNELIPHEVLNIFQSALHHLSRHFSAQFTIVIEEFQGRARNQVFEAAQIYLGTKATVSVERVKVNKSEDHKNLSFNIDKNEEVSDNFEGISVKWKLICIEVDSSRIQHSDYDSSPLSEIRSYELTFHKKHKNKIFDSYLPYVMDIAKKIKQGDMAIKIHSNYYDSWSSEPPKFNHPMSFNTLAIDEELQREIVDDLDKFVRAREFYRRTGKAWKRGYLLYGPPGTGKSSLIAAMANYLNYDIYDLDLTTVGDNRGLREMILGMSNRSILVIEDIDCTINLQNREDEEVVNNEHNKVTLSGLLNAVDGLWSCCKEEHIIVFTTNHKERLDPALLRPGRMDKQIHLSYCNFSAFKQLATNYLCITEHELYEKIEVLLGEVKITPAEIAEELTKDADATECLQDLINFLQAKKMIMVERIKRVKKISKKNIIIKSISKQRRD; this is encoded by the exons ATGTTCGATACCAAGCCAATTGTATCGGCAATGGCCTCAATTGTGTTAATGAGGACCATCACAAATGAACTCATTCCTCATGAGGTCCTAAACATTTTTCAATCTGCACTTCATCATCTTTCTCGCCATTTCTCGGCGCAATTCACCATAGTTATTGAAGAATTTCAAGGAAGGGCAAGAAACCAAGTTTTTGAGGCTGCACAAATCTACCTAGGAACTAAAGCAACTGTGTCCGTAGAACGAGTTAAAGTCAACAAATCAGAGGATCATAAAAATCTTTCATTCAATATAGATAAAAATGAAGAAGTGAGTGATAATTTTGAAGGTATTAGTGTAAAGTGGAAACTAATTTGCATAGAAGTTGACTCGTCACGGATTCAACATTCCGATTACGACTCCTCGCCCCTGTCAGAAATACGATCCTATGAGCTAACTTTTCACAAGAAACACAAAAACAAGATCTTCGATTCGTATTTACCTTATGTGATGGATATAgcgaaaaaaattaaacaaggagACATGGCaatcaaaattcattcaaattacTATGATAGTTGGTCTTCTGAACCTCCTAAGTTCAACCATCCAATGAGTTTCAACACTCTTGCAATTGATGAAGAGCTTCAAAGGGAAATTGTGGATGATTTGGACAAATTTGTGAGAGCTAGAGAGTTTTATAGAAGAACCGGGAAAGCTTGGAAACGCGGTTACTTGTTGTATGGTCCTCCTGGTACCGGAAAATCAAGCTTGATTGCAGCGATGGCTAACTATCTCAACTATGATATCTATGACTTGGATCTCACCACGGTTGGCGATAATAGGGGCTTGAGGGAAATGATTCTAGGCATGTCAAACCGTTCAATACTCGTGATCGAGGATATTGATTGCACTATTAATTTGCAGAATcgagaagatgaagaagtgGTTAATAATGAACACAATAAG GTAACACTTTCTGGATTATTGAATGCTGTAGATGGTCTTTGGTCATGCTGTAAAGAGGAACACATAATTGTTTTCACAACAAATCATAAAGAAAGACTTGATCCTGCTCTTCTAAGGCCTGGTAGAATGGATAAGCAAATTCACTTATCATATTGCAACTTTTCAGCTTTTAAGCAATTAGCCACCAACTACCTTTGCATTACTGAACATGAACTCTATGAAAAGATTGAAGTGCTTCTAGGAGAAGTTAAAATTACTCCAGCTGAAATTGCTGAAGAGCTTACAAAGGATGCTGATGCTACAGAGTGTCTACAAGACCTTATCAACTTCCTTCAAGCCAAGAAAATGATCATGGTAGAGAGAATTAAAAGAGTGaagaaaatatcaaagaagAACATAATAATCAAGAGCATAAGTAAACAAAGAAGAGATtaa